A single window of Anopheles moucheti chromosome 2, idAnoMoucSN_F20_07, whole genome shotgun sequence DNA harbors:
- the LOC128297777 gene encoding protein crumbs isoform X2 has protein sequence MRIRSLMLAPVTTLGVFIIVILQCSVPTVTAIQTEKEAYFNGSAYLRLKTPMTLWSYSAISFKSCRGGEILSQRYSGHALLVSVLPDWVSIVLSTPAQQPIEARVTGRLLDNKWHTLEFIYQAGTLYCVIDKQSTPIANQSYNAPLILDQEIKNEAAVLILGKQYAGCLLHGPGLVFNSSAMNAEAVVFGPCPLAAGPCSDHDVLEGIPVDYCSHDPCMQHGTCISRSDSYECHCTARFKGKNCEIDMGPPCLSYPCQHGGTCSEDIKGEYRCTCAPGYTGAVCETELSVHPLCEKNPCANNGTCRVAPGTNNVECDCLKGFIGMRCEINWDDCKSNVCLNGGRCIDGVDAFTCDCKGTGYGGTLCQNNIDECLTNPCQNGGTCFDTYGTFLCDCPSGFTGPKCQMSVNECKSQPCQNGGTCIDTREGFECRCIPGYNGALCELEPGCGQCPPDSECVAGRCVCKPGTTGTRCESPIALPYSDECNCQNGGSCAPNGSTCLCPPGYDGARCEQTIGTNLCNPSNCAEPYRCIGGKCQCPENMNCDNPCASSPCLHNGSCYLQSQSYACKCTSGFEGKRCENDIDECKKDGICGNGICQNTPGSFRCFCTPGYTGLNCDLDVDECLSHPCKNNAECQNKQNDYECICPAGYTGKDCSVDIDECESNPCSKGSSCVDQVANFTCMCVPGMTGRLCEIDIDDCESQPCQNGGRCIDQLGGFQCDCNATGYSGIYCQTNINECESNPCTNGAECVDKINDYQCNCFPGYTGKNCEEDIDECESVPCLYGGTCLQRSNYSLYQPLPIAKGLPVHFSQPFSYSIAAGYECICVPGTMGTNCETNINECESNPCKNGGCVDGVGNYTCECDPGFEGSHCETDIDECLKYRPCVHGTCMDGRNNYICDCDGLWGGKNCSVQLTGCVKEPCLNGGTCVPYLENETQHKFNCSCHQGFQGKTCDTVTTMSLVASSLLVVNTTRDEGYDIQLRFKTTLPNGILAFGNGATSYILVLNNGRLNLHSALLNRWDGVFIGSELNNSKWQKVFVAINSSHLVLSANDEQTIYPINSYEGTNGSNTSFPITYLGGTIPSLAQPYLKHIARAVSSFVGCMEDVVINGQWVLPGQEQEFTTLHNIDTGCPRTPQCDPNPCHSNGHCTDLWHTFSCSCQRPHLGHTCKYNITAATFGHENTTNSAVKVTVSDVARRAIRSVLDISMFIRTRKPAGQVFYLGSDPDNQLINTNQSPSDDSYVAAFLSKGELLVRMIFNDTPEGYTVGGNKLDNGYLHLIEVIRNSTLIQVKLNGTEYFRKTLSTSGQLNAQVLYLGGPPPNADTINSLYKDDSEKQYFKGIIQDVQVSNGSHAMIVELYPLGNETEGLELPAPFGQVTIDRNSVLEGIVSDDLCRSQPCYHEAYCENTWNDFICTCPRGYKGKYCQDIQFCELQKCPMDATCQNLDAGYECISNMTFHDDKEPLVYTFNDADRKDTSMDTIEISYRTKFGGTLLYVHDGDMYFEISTIRQLVTISWLLSGDLPETHRFERELAGEDDSYDWHTLLVKVSQGGKLEAGWKGWETAIDPQPSLTADIDYFAFRHLFSGRQQIYLGGMPEMAHIENNSVVSGGIDKGSSFKGCLGETRVGGFLLPYFPHELIYPDTFNLTEAHFTLNSSQPEQGCILCFQQSCKNGGICSNPSEQYACECPAGYESDDCSQNIDECLSANCMNGASCIDGVASFTCQCLEGYEGQLCEIEIDECASNPCHNGGVCQDLLAGFSCTCTEEYAGPQCDVFRLVTCENMPCRNGSRCVDGYNMTTGNNFTCTCSAGFAGPLCDVPFCRLEPCQNGGLCDTEAMIPMCNCLPGYVGMYCETELNECESAPCLNGGQCIDFINEYRCNCTGTGFDGKNCEHDINECLQERISCGGRGHCINTEGSFRCHCEEGMCGKDCAQSDPCQVNPNVCLNGGICVEDCDRDRRYYCNCTGGYTGVNCSEQATLEAEEASGADIALIVVPVVIGILTIAGALIGTFLVMARNKRATRGTYSPSAQEYCNPRLEMDNVLKPPPEERLI, from the exons TGATCCTTCAGTGTTCCGTACCGACCGTGACGGCGATACAGACGGAAAAGGAAGCGTACTTCAATGGATCTGCCTACCTGAGGTTAAAAACGCCAATGACCCTCTGGAGCTATTCGGCGATTAGTTTCAAGTCGTGCCGAG GTGGAGAAATTCTCTCCCAACGCTATTCAGGTCATGCCCTACTGGTGTCCGTCCTGCCGGACTGGGTGTCGATCGTGCTATCAACACCGGCCCAGCAACCGATCGAGGCGCGCGTGACCGGTCGGCTGCTCGACAACAAATGGCACACGCTCGAGTTCATCTACCAGGCCGGCACGCTGTACTGTGTGATCGACAAACAGTCGACCCCGATCGCGAACCAGAGCTACAACGCGCCGCTGATACTCGATCAGGAGATCAAAAACGAAGCGGCGGTGCTGATCCTCGGCAAGCAGTATGCGGGCTGTCTGCTGCACGGTCCGGGGTTGGTGTTTAACTCGAGCGCCATGAACGCGGAAGCGGTAGTATTCGGACCGTGTCCGTTGGCCGCCGGACCGTGCTCGGATCACGACGTGCTCGAGGGCATCCCGGTGGACTATTGTTCGCACGATCCGTGCATGCAGCACGGGACGTGCATCTCGCGATCGGATTCGTACGAGTGTCACTGTACGGCCCGGTTCAAGGGCAAGAACTGCGAGATCGATATGGGCCCACCGTGTCTGTCGTACCCCTGCCAGCACGGCGGTACCTGCAGCGAGGACATTAAGGGTGAATATCGGTGTACGTGCGCACCGGGATATACGGGCGCGGTCTGCGAGACGGAACTGAGCGTGCATCCGCTGTGCGAGAAGAATCCGTGCGCTAACAATGGAACCTGTCGCGTAGCACCCGGCACGAACAACGTCGAGTGTGACTGTCTCAAGGGTTTTATCGGGATGCGTTGCGAGATCAACTGGGATGACTGTAAGTCGAACGTCTGTCTCAATGGGGGCCGTTGCATCGACGGTGTGGATGCGTTCACCTGCGACTGCAAGGGGACGGGCTATGGAGGTACGCTGTGTCAGAATAATATCGACGAATGTCTGACGAACCCGTGCCAGAACGGAGGCACCTGTTTCGATACGTACGGTACGTTCCTGTGCGATTGCCCATCGGGTTTCACCGGGCCCAAATGTCAGATGAGCGTAAACGAGTGCAAATCACAACCGTGCCAGAATGGTGGCACTTGCATCGATACACGGGAAGGATTCGAGTGTCGCTGCATTCCCGGTTACAACGGAGCGCTATGTGAGCTGGAACCAGGCTGTGGACAATGTCCACCGGATTCCGAGTGTGTCGCTGGACGATGCGTTTGCAAACCGGGTACCACAG GAACTCGCTGTGAATCACCCATTGCTCTACCGTACTCCGACGAATGCAACTGTCAGAATGGCGGTAGCTGTGCACCGAACGGATCCACATGCCTATGTCCACCGGGTTACGACGGTGCACGCTGTGAGCAGACGATCGGGACCAACCTCTGCAACCCATCCAACTGTGCCGAACCATACCGTTGTATCGGTGGCAAATGTCAGTGTCCGGAAAACATGAACTGCGACAATCCGTGTGCATCTTCGCCGTGTCTGCACAACGGTTCCTGCTATCTGCAGAGTCAAAGCTATGCCTGCAAGTGCACGTCTGGGTTTGAAGGCAAGCGGTGCGAGAACGATATCGACGAGTGTAAGAAGGATGGTATCTGTGGGAATGGAATCTGTCAGAACACGCCCGGCTCGTTCCGGTGCTTCTGTACGCCGGGATATACGGGGCTGAACTGTGATCTGGACGTGGACGAATGCCTTAGCCATCCGTGTAAGAACAACGCCGAGTGTCAGAATAAGCAGAACGATTATGAGTGTATCTGCCCGGCCGGCTACACGGGCAAGGACTGTAGCGTGGACATCGATGAGTGTGAAAGCAACCCATGCTCGAAGGGTTCGAGCTGCGTAGATCAGGTGGCCAACTTTACCTGCATGTGTGTTCCAGGCATGACGGGACGGTTGTGTGAGATCGATATTGACGACTGTGAG AGTCAACCGTGCCAGAATGGAGGACGCTGCATCGATCAGTTGGGCGGATTCCAGTGCGACTGTAATGCTACCGGTTACTCCGGCATCTACTGCCAAACGAACATCAACGAGTGTGAATCGAACCCGTGCACCAACGGGGCTGAATGTGTGGACAAGATCAACGACTACCAGTGCAACTGCTTCCCAGGATACACGGGCAAGAACTGTGAGGAAGACATTGACGAGTGCGAAAGCGTGCCCTGTCTGTACGGCGGCACCTGCTTGCAGCGATCCAACTACAGCCTGTATCAACCGCTGCCGATCGCCAAGGGTCTACCGGTGCACTTTTCGCAACCATTTTCCTACTCGATCGCGGCCGGTTACGAATGTATCTGTGTGCCCGGCACGATGGGTACGAACTGCGAAACCAACATTAACGAGTGCGAAAGCAATCCGTGTAAGAACGGAGGCTGCGTCGATGGGGTCGGTAACTATACGTGCGAGTGCGATCCTGGCTTCGAGGGCTCACACTGCGAAACGGACATCGATGAGTGTCTCAAATACCGGCCGTGCGTCCACGGAACGTGCATGGATGGCCGAAACAACTACATCTGCGACTGTGATGGACTGTGGGGAGGCAAGAACTGTTCCGTACAGCTGACGGGTTGTGTGAAGGAACCGTGCCTGAACGGCGGCACCTGTGTGCCGTACCTGGAGAACGAAACACAGCACAAGTTCAACTGCTCCTGCCACCAAGGGTTCCAGGGTAAGACCTGTGACACGGTAACGACCATGTCGCTGGTAGCCAGCAGTCTGCTCGTGGTGAATACGACCCGTGACGAAGGATATGACATACAGCTGCGCTTCAAGACAACGCTTCCCAACGGAATACTCGCATTCGGTAATGGGGCCACCTCGTACATTCTCGTGCTCAACAATGGACGTTTGAACTTGCATTCCGCACTGCTCAATCGCTGGGATGGTGTGTTTATTGGTTCGGAATTGAACAACAGCAAGTGGCAGAAGGTGTTCGTAGCGATCAACTCCTCGCATCTGGTGCTATCGGCAAATGACGAACAGACAATCTACCCGATCAACTCGTACGAAGGCACCAACGGCAGCAATACGTCCTTCCCGATCACATACCTCGGTGGTACGATCCCCTCACTAGCACAACCCTATCTGAAACACATCGCACGAGCCGTATCGAGCTTCGTAGGCTGCATGGAGGATGTCGTAATCAACGGCCAGTGGGTGCTGCCTGGGCAGGAGCAAGAGTTTACCACACTCCACAACATCGACACCGGATGCCCTCGGACACCGCAGTGCGATCCAAATCCGTGTCACTCGAACGGCCACTGTACGGATCTGTGGCATACGTTCTCGTGTAGCTGCCAACGCCCCCACCTGGGTCACACGTGCAAGTACAACATCACAGCGGCCACCTTCGGTCACGAAAACACTACCAACTCCGCCGTCAAGGTAACGGTGAGCGATGTTGCCCGTCGTGCCATTCGCTCCGTGCTGGACATCTCAATGTTTATCCGTACGCGCAAACCCGCTGGTCAGGTGTTTTACCTTGGTTCCGATCCGGACAATCAGCTCATCAACACGAATCAATCGCCGAGCGACGATTCGTACGTGGCCGCATTCCTGTCGAAGGGCGAACTGTTGGTGCGCATGATCTTCAACGACACGCCGGAAGGATACACGGTCGGTGGCAATAAGCTCGACAACGGGTATCTGCACCTGATCGAGGTGATCCGCAATTCGACGCTCATACAGGTGAAGCTGAACGGAACGGAATACTTCCGCAAAACGCTATCCACCTCGGGTCAGCTAAACGCGCAGGTGCTGTACCTTGGCGGACCACCGCCAAACGCTGACACCATCAACAGCCTGTACAAGGACGATTCGGAGAAGCAGTACTTCAAGGGCATCATCCAGGACGTGCAGGTGTCGAATGGGTCGCACGCCATGATTGTCGAGCTGTATCCGCTCGGCAATGAAACGGAGGGTCTCGAGTTGCCCGCACCATTCGGACAGGTTACGATCGATCGGAACTCCGTGCTGGAGGGTATCGTGTCTGATGATCTGTGCCGCAGTCAACCGTGCTATCACGAGGCGTATTGCGAGAACACCTGGAACGATTTCAT ATGCACATGCCCCCGGGGATACAAGGGCAAATACTGCCAGGACATCCAGTTCTGCGAGTTGCAAAAGTGTCCAATGGATGCTACCTGTCAGAACCTGGACGCAGGTTACGAATGCATCTCCAATATGACATTCCACGATGACAAGGAACCGCTCGTCTACACGTTCAACGATGCGGACCGGAAGGATACCAGCATGGACACGATCGAAATATCGTACCGCACCAAGTTCGGTGGCACCCTCCTATACGTGCACGATGGCGATATGTACTTCGAGATATCGACTATCCGTCAGCTGGTAACCATTTCGTGGCTGTTATCCGGCGATCTTCCCGAAACACATCGGTTCGAACGCGAACTAGCTGGTGAAGATGATAGCTACGACTGGCACACATTGCTCGTGAAGGTCAGCCAGGGCGGCAAGCTGGAGGCGGGCTGGAAGGGCTGGGAAACGGCCATCGATCCCCAACCGAGCTTGACGGCCGACATTGACTACTTCGCCTTCCGCCATTTGTTCTCCGGCCGGCAGCAGATCTATCTCGGCGGAATGCCCGAGATGGCACACATCGAGAATAACTCCGTTGTGAGCGGTGGCATCGACAAGGGTTCGTCGTTTAAGGGATGTCTCGGGGAGACCCGCGTCGGTGGCTTTCTGTTGCCGTACTTCCCGCACGAGCTCATCTACCCGGATACGTTCAATCTTACCGAGGCGCACTTTACGCTTAACTCGAGCCAACCAGAACAGGGTTGCATACTGTGCTTCCAGCAGTCGTGCAAAAATGGGGGCATTTGCAGTAATCCATCGGAGCAGTACGCTTGTGAGTGTCCGGCTGGCTATGAGAGTGACGATTGCTCGCAGAACATTGACGAGTGCCTATCGGCGAACTGCATGAATGGGGCGAGCTGTATCGACGGAGTGGCCAGTTTCACCTGCCAGTGTCTGGAGGGTTACGAGGGTCAGCTGTGCGAGATCGAGATCGATGAGTGTGCCTCAAACCCGTGCCACAATGGGGGTGTATGTCAGGATCTGTTGGCAGGGTTCTCCTGCACCTGCACGGAGGAATATGCCGGACCACAGTGCGATGTGTTCCGACTGGTGACGTGCGAAAATATGCCCTGTCGCAATGGTTCCCGTTGTGTCGATGGATACA ATATGACGACCGGTAACAACTTCACCTGCACGTGCAGTGCTGGTTTTGCTGGACCGCTGTGCGATGTACCGTTCTGCCGGCTGGAACCGTGCCAGAATGGTGGCCTGTGCGACACAGAAGCAATG ATTCCCATGTGCAACTGTTTGCCCGGGTACGTTGGAATGTACTGCGAAACGGAACTGAATGAATGTGAATCGGCACCCTGTCTGAACGGTGGTCAATGCATTGACTTCATCAATGAGTACCGTTGCAACTGCACTGGTACCGGGTTTGATGGTAAAAACTGTGAGCATGATATAAACGAATGTCTGCAGGAAAGAATCAGCTGTGGTGGACGTGGTCACTGTATCAATACGGAAGGTTCCTTCAG GTGTCACTGTGAGGAAGGCATGTGCGGGAAGGATTGCGCCCAGTCCGATCCTTGCCAGGTGAATCCCAACGTTTGCCTGAATGGAGGCATCTGCGTGGAGGATTGTGATAGGGACCGAAGGTACTACTGCAATTGCACCGGTGGCTACACGGGCGTCAACTGTTCGGAACAG GCGACACTGGAAGCGGAAGAAGCGTCCGGTGCGGATATCGCCCTCATCGTTGTGCCCGTGGTAATCGGCATTCTCACAATTGCCGGTGCATTGATCGGCACGTTCCTGGTGATGGCACGCAATAAGCGAGCGACCCGCGGTACCTACAGCCCAAGTGCCCAAGAGTACTGTAACCCAAGACTGGAAATGGACAACGTGCTTAAGCCACCGCCCGAGGAGCGACTGATATAG